The Triticum aestivum cultivar Chinese Spring chromosome 5A, IWGSC CS RefSeq v2.1, whole genome shotgun sequence genomic sequence tgttggaaatatgccctagaggcaataataaaagcattattattatatttccttgttcatgatgattgtctttattcatgctataattgtgttatccggaaatcgtaatacatgtgtgaataatagacaccaacatgtccctagtaagcctctagttgactagctcgttgatcaacaaatagtcatggtttcctgactatggacattggatgtcattgataacgagatcacatcgttaggagaatgatgtgatggacaagacccaatcctaaacatagcacaagatcgtatagttcgtttgctagagtttttccaatgtcaagtatcctttccttagaccatgagatcgtgtaactcccggatgccgtaggagtgctttaggtgtaccaaacgtcacaacgtaactgggtgactataaaggtatactacgggtatctccgaaagtgtctgttgggttgacacggatcaagactgggatttgtcactccgtatgacggagaggtatcactggacccactcggtaatgcatcatcattatgagctcaaagtgaccaagtgtctggtcacgggatcatgcattacgctacgagtaaagtgacttgccggtaaatgagattgaacgaggtattgggataccgacgatcgaatctcgggcaagtaacataccgattgacaaagagaattgtatacggggttgcttgaatcctcgacatcgtggttcatctgatgagatcatcgaggagcatgtgggagttgacatgggtatccagatcctgctgttggttattgaccggagagccgtctcggtcatgtttacatgtctcccgaacccgtagggtctacacacttaaggttcggtgacgctagggttgtagggatatgtatatgcagtaacccgaatgttgttcggagtcccgaatgagatcccggatatcacgaggagttccgaaatggtccggaggtaaagaattatatataggaagtgctatttcggccatcgggacaagtttcggggtcaccggtattgtaccgggaccatcggaagggtcccgggggtccaccgggtggggccacctatcccggagggccccatgggctgaagtggggaggggaaccagcccttagtgggctggtgtgccctccaaggcccaccccttgcgcctagggttgaaacactagggtggggggggctccccacttgccttggggggcactccacccccttggccgccgccctcctaggagattggatctcctagggccggcgccccccctaggccccctatatatagtgggggggggagggaggacatctcacccacgcctttggtgcctccctctccctctccaacacctcctccttctccatagagcttggcgaagccctaccggagtactgcagctccatcaccaccacgccgtcgtgctgctgctggagccatcttcctcaacctctccttcccccttgttggatcaagaagaaggagacgttacactgaccgtacgtgtgttgaacgcggaggtgccgtccgttcggcgctaagatctccggtaatttggatcacgtcgagtacgacttcctcatcaccgttctttgaatgcttccgcgcgtgatctacaaaggtatgtagatgcaatccaatcactcattgctagatgaactcatagatggatcttggtgaaaccgtaggaaaatttttgttttctgcaacgttccccaacacggagggactgctagtgtccccgacaggcgggccaggggaggacaagcgcgcgcgtcccgcccgtccgcgtggtgtccgtttcaccccaaaaccggcgcaagtttgggccgggaatgggtcgaagcggacaaaagtccgtttgctcccgcgcgctgggccgccttttttgtcccttttaccccaaacggacagggccggacaggatagggtcgcgcggtggagttggcctaaccaaACCCTAGGAAAATTCGTAGAGGTTCTAGTACTTATTGTAAAAAGGGAAAAAACATTTGAAGCATATTTTTGTTCACTTATTCCCAGCTACTCTTTTGAAACTAAATACTGTTGAGCATCAAGCACTTGTATGGCTTGGAATCAGAATGGTCACGGCCCTTTCATGGCTGGATGGAAATTTCTTATCCGTAAGGCCGGGTACTTTACAAATGTGTATTTGGCTTCATACTACAGACTGGATTTCATCGTTGAAGGTTGGAACAGATGGATTTTTTTTTATTGCTAGTTTTGAGAAGCAAGATATCCACTCGCTCAGCTACACAAGTTCCTCATTCCAAGTTTAGATGCTTTTCGTGGAAAAGTCGAACTGTTGCGACCAGTTGCTTTTACATCTAATATTCTCATTCCACAATGCAATGTGTGCCGCTCGCATAAAGTTGAACGAATCTTCAGCAATGCACCAACAATCGGAAGTTGGAAGAAGATAGATCCAGCTCCAAATCACGTTACCAGCAACTGTAATAACTGGATTAACATGAAGCCCTGATAAAAGTTGCGAATTACAAAAGTTGCATTTGGTGTGTCTAGGACAGAAAAAAACAGCAGTTTAAAGCTCAAGAGAAGCCACAATAAACAAAAGAACCATTGTGTTCACAGCTCACACCAAAGGTTATTTACAGATTCAAACACCTTCAAAACTTGGTATGCGTCTTTATTCCTACCAACCAAAGGGTGATACAGGACCGAAATAGAATCATCAGAAGCTTGCAACAAGTTTACACTGGTCAGGGAAAGTATATCGGCAATTCCCGATTATATTACAGTTCTGAAGCTTTGAGAGAATGGAGGGTCCCTGCAAATTTATTTCTACTCGGAAGACACCGCGCTGTGAGCTATACCCCTTATCAAACAACCGAAACGTTGACAGCCTTGCCAGGATTAGTAAACACGTGCCTTCGGCGGGAAAGTCTCGACTTCGTCATCCAAGGTGTTCATGTGAACTGGCCTGTATTCTAGTCTAACCTTTTCGTCCTCCCAGTAcctacatgaaagatattgtcagaTTCTTGATATGTGAAATTGCAAAGTATTTCTTTACGGAGAGAGTACTAAAGAGAAGACACTAACCCTAGCGAGTGCTTCATCCACTTGTCGTCATCTCTTGTCTGCGATGAAAGAGAGGAAATATATTGTTACAAAAAAGAAACCTGTGGTGCACACACAAGAGAGCACAAGTGATCAGAAGAGCAGCATACCTTGAAATCTTCGCGAGCATGAGCTCCTCTGCTCTCTTGGCGAGCCTCAGCTGAATGCATGGTTATGCATGCGTTTATTAGAAGATTTTCTAATTCTATGGTCTCTATCAAGTCCGAATTCCTGCAGAAACAAATGACAATTATTATGCCCAATTAGCAGAAATATTGAAAATAAGCTGAAGATAACACCATTTAATGAGACTCTTACCATATGAGACTTCTGTCACTGAGCTTGACATCATGGAAACTTTTCTGTGCTTCACTAATCAGCTCGCAACCTGATAAGTTCAAAGACCAGAGAAAAGCCATCAGTATACAACCTTTCATATACTTTAGTGCTGGAGTCTACTGTATCTATCTAACATGTTCACCACCTACTGCTAGATGGCCTCAAGATAACTTACAGTGAAGAACAAGACAAATGATGTATGCATACCTTCTGTTAGAGTTTCCTGTGTGCGGAAAACTGCAGCATTATTTTGCATAATACGTTGCATATTGAGGCGGATCTTCGAAGTAGGCAGTGATCCATTTGCATTTCTCAGCTTGTCCAACCAAGCGATGGTCTTCTCCCCTGCGTCTTTTTCAAGAGGTTTCTGTGTCTCTCCTATAATAAATATGGTGCACCATGGAGCGAGAATAAGCTAAGAGCCTAAGAGTAGTAAAACAACTAACAAAATACTAGTCAACAAGACATGAACTTGCCTGGCTTGGAAATCTCAGCAACCCTGTTTGCGCAAGCCCTCCCAAAGACAACAATGTCAAGAAGTGAATTTGCACCAAGACGGTTTGCACCATGAACAGATGCACAAGCTGCCTCCCCAGCAGCCATCAGACCAGGAATAATTGTGTCTGGGTTATCACCCTTGATATCCACCACCTAATGTGCAAAACAGCAGGACATTGGTTACAACATAGGCATATAATTATAAGAGAGTTCCATAATAGCAGCCATACTGCATATTCAAAGCATACCTGCCCATGATAATTTGTCGGGATACCACCCATATTATAATGCACAGTCGGCAAAACAGGAATAGGCTCTTTGGTGACATCAACACCAGCAAAAATAGCAGCAGTCTCAGATATACCAGGAAGCCTTTCCTTTAGAACTTCTGGAGGAAGATGGTTAAGGTGCAGGTAGAGATGGTCCTTCATTGGTCCTGAGGTTAAAAGATAGAAACAGCAAGTGATGTCAGAACAACCAACAACACCAGATCACCGCCTAAAGCATAATTGCATAAAACAAGAGAACTGAAACATACCTACACCACGTCCTTCTCTAATTTCCATAGTCATAGATCTTGAAACAACATCACGAGATGCAAGATCTTTGGCGGTAGGGGCATATCGTTCCATGAACCTCTCACCTTCGCTGTTCCTAAGAATACCACCTTCGCCCCGGGAACCTGAAAATTGAATGATGGCATAGTAATGTGAGAAAATTTGGTTGATTGCCTGATATTTCAATACTGACTGTAGAAATGTGCCATGCAAAAGCTAGAGTTAATACACATGTGACTACAGTAGGATTAAAAAAAAGTTTTAGTTATGTAAAACCTTCAGTTATAAGGCATCCAGCACCATAAATGCCTGTAGGATGGAACTGCACAAACTCAAGATCCTGCAAATTCAACAGATAGATATAACCATATCATCTTGAGAAGTAGCTAAATCAGTTAGATTTAGTTCAGAAAGACTGACCTGAAGGGGTAACCCAGCACGTGCAACCATAGCATTGCCATCACCAGTACATGTGTGAGCTGAAGTAGCAGAGAAGTAAGCTCTGCCATAACCCTGTTGAGGTATAAAACAAGGCAGGGATAAGACAGGCAGTAAACAGAAAATGACAGTTAGAAGTTAAGACAGAGATTCTTACTCCAGTTGCTAAAATAGTATTTGTTGAACGGAAACGATGAAGGGTACCATCCTCCATGTTTAGTGCAATTATCCCCTGACAGGTGCCTGGAAAATAAGTATACATTAATCAGCAGTGGCCTAAACATGCGGTGCAGAAAGCAAGCACTATTTATAGACCTAATTATATCCACTGAAAGGGCTGATTAGCCAGTAGGTTTTAACTATCATGTAACAGATCTTGTCAACATTATAACAAGATCGGATACACAAGACAATCTTAGCGGCACTAAAAAGACAACGCATTAATGACCTGATGCCTGTAGAAAATATCTACAGCAACTGAACAAGCAAAGCAATTAAAAACCAAGGAAAAATAAGATCCAACAAATATCTGCATCAAGTCCAATAGAAAGCAAAGAAAGTTAATGCTAAAGGCAACAATCAAAGACTATTTTTCTTCAGTATGTCTACATCAAAATTACTACCACATAAAAGTAGGCAAATCTAGCAGAGGGATACATATCCTGGGTCTTGGATGGTACCAGAACACGACAAACAAATACGTACCTTCTTTGTCCATGATAAGGTCCAGCGCAAAATATTCAACAAAAAACTGAGTATTGTGCTTCATCGCTTGACCATAAAGTGTGTGTAGCATAGCATGCCCTGTTCTGTCAGCAGCACATGCGCATCGATAGGCCTGACCACCTGAAGATTAATTAGACACAGAAAAAAAAGATAAGAAAATATGTGACAGCTGCCTGTTTGCAACCTCATATTGATGATGGAAGGCAAATTACCTTTTCCAAAATCTAAGCTTTGGCCCCCAAAAGCACGTTGATAAATTTTTCCATCTTCGGTTCTGGAAAATGGTAATCCATAGTTCTCAAGCTCTATAACAGCCTTTGGTGCTTCTCTACACATATACTGGATAGCATCTTGGTCACCTGGAGATGAATAAGAATATCATGTCAAAGCTTCAAAGTCCAGGGGTCAAACAAAAAATATGCTACATTGTTGAAACATTGTCATGCATTTCTTAAACTGTTTCTCCCTGTAAACTTACCGAGCCAATCACTTCCTTTGACTGTATCATACATATGCCACCTCCAGTCATCTTCACTCATGTTTCCAAGAGCAGCGTTTATACCTCCCTGCACTCATAGGTGTTAATAGCAAAGAACAAAAACACATAGAGCATACCCAGAAGGCAACAGTGCAGAACAGTAAATCATCATCTAGAACATACAGCAAAGCCATGAATCTTTTAGCACTCCTACAAGACTAATACAAATTTGCCCGCATCCTTCAGTGAGTTCATATATTGATCCCTTGGTAGTGCGAATGATAGAAAAATCAAAAGTACAGACTATAGATAACTTTAATTAGCAATATTATGAAAAATGGATAGACAAAATAAACTAAATTACTGGAAAGAAAATATAAGAATGCACAAAGTTTTACAGATGATCATCCAATTAACAAACTTCATGTGACATCAGTCTTAAGTTAAACTAGAAGGTTAATAATCATGCAAATACCACAGTTGTCCCAAGTCCAACATCCCAAACTTCTGAATATACTTTAATACAAGTAAATTGCAGAGAGATTCATGACTTCAGTCTAGCAGGAAAGGTCAGTAAGAAAAAACATGGAATTCCCAAACAGGATATATTTCCAAAACAGAGAATAACAACCTCAAAGTGGTACAAATAAAATTGTGCACGATTCAAGTCTTCAACCAAATTCAGATTTTAATTGATCAAACTTGTGTCAAATATTGTATCGAGGTTTATCTACTAGGCATGCAAGTGTTGTTTCCAATTGATTCCAATTCCGTAACACACTTGCTTGTGTGAGAAATTCTGAATGTAAAAGTGATGCCTCCATGGAAGTAGCATATAGACTAATGCAACTTATAGTTCAAGGTCGAGCTAACTTTTCTTCTAAGCATGCTGCTACAGCTACACCACCTAAAAATCTGTGCAATGCAAATACAGTATTTCATAGTACGAAACTACGAATAGAACTCCTAGTGGGCCAATGGATACTTCATAATCCATCACAATTGACCCGTGTACTGGTCTTGAAAGTACAATGACCTTTGCAGCCAAAATAAAAGCCCCACAAAAGAAAGATAGATGCTCCTCTCGATTTATTTGTCCTGTCATGTGTACCATCTAACTCGATTGGTAATAAAAATTGAGTGTACCATAAAAGAGCAACGTATGTACAGCACCATAACATTCACTCAAAATACAGACCAATAAGCCCATGCACAACACGCAATCAATATTTTCTGTTTTGCAAATTTATTCGCATGGTAAATCTAGTGGCAGCATCAGCAAATCTAACTGAGGCTCCATGGAAGCTAAGCAGGCAACCTGATAAACAAAATCTTCTAGTTTGCACCTTGCATCACACACAGAATACAGCAGAAGTCTGATAAAAAAAACAGGTAATAGAAAAGCAGGCTATCAATTACCTGTGCTGCCACAGTATGCGACCGCGTGGGGAAGAGCTTGGTGATGCAGGCAGTGTTGAACCCATGCTCCGAGAGCCCAATCGCGGCCCTGAGCCCCGCGCCTCCAGCTCCAACCACGACCGCATCATAGGTGTGATCCACCACCGTGTAGGACTGCAATTACAGACACCATACGCTCCAATCAGAACGAGGCGCGTTAAAATTTCCATCGCAATCTCATCACACAAAATCGAAAAGAGCAAATCAAGCAGCGTCTGATCTGGGCGCGCGTGCTGCGATTCGACGACCAACGGGCATCACGCTAAATCCTACTCTAGTCGTCGAGCTGAACCAGGCTATCGCCAAAACTATCCCCAGATATTATAACCATTTTTATATAAATAAAACCGCACTTCAAACACGACGAGGGGGGCATCGCCATCACGGCGACCGCATCGCGACCTCGGATCAAGGCATTACGTCACCAGAAGAGCGAAGGAAGAAAAAAAAAGCGGGCGAGGCCTTAGATGCGACGAATCGGGGCGACGGGAGGAGGCGAGGGGATACCGAGGTGGTGGAGAAGCGcctggacgcggcggcggcggcggccttggcCTCCCGGAGGCCCCGCGACACGCGGCTGCGCCACATCTCGCAGATCGGGGCGGCCCCTCGCGCGCGCGCGTGTAGGGTTCGGCTGTGGAGCGCGGGCGGGGCGGAGAGGAGCacaagggaggggggaggggggagggagaaggaaggaaggcGGCTCCGGTgcgcggcgcggcgtggggtgGGGTGGTGGGGGTGGCCACTTGGCCCTTTCCTTCCGTGCGTTTTTAGGGGTAGGCAGGCGGCTGCGGGATGGACGGGTTTGCCCTCGCGGTCGCCCCGCTTTTAACCATCCTGCCACTGCTGGCGCTGggtttttcttcctttcttttcccCAGCTGTCGTGACTTTTCCTGTGGATCATTTATTCGTTCCTACAGTTATTCGTTCACGCGTTATGAAACTAAGCCGCGTAATTGGGATTGGATCCTCAGTTTGCCACGCTAAACTGCGGCACACCACAGATGAGATGAGGCAGACGAATCAGCCACCACGCTTCATAGTCATAGCACTAGAAAAGTTTGATGCGATATCTGATGATGGTTTGGCATGCGGGTGTGTTACGGCATGCAAATGGTTTCCTAGCTTTTTTTGGCACGTCACATGTGTGGCTCGGCGGGCGAACACGATACGATATCCAAGCACCTATGATTCTCGCATGTTTGTTCCTTGTTTGACTTTCTTCCTTTCTTCATGGGGATATTCCTGGTTCATCCATCTATCTACGCTTTAAGAAACGAATCCATAAATATGAGTGTGACCCTAGAGTGTGTGGCGACATTTAACACGTCTCCGCGTCTCTTTTCTTCGTAACATTTTTACTGAAGGAATCATCTCGGTGACATGACTAAAGAGGTGTCAATTCATACCAAGTTTTTTGTTTGCGGGGACATTTTATTGTGTGATGCAAAAATATGTAGGGAAAATGCTCGAGAGCACCCACGGGGCGTAGCTCCGTGAGATCCCGCCCCGGAACATGCATGGTGATTTGTACCCACTATATTAGTAGTGTTTGTATGGGAGCGGCGGAATGGCTTCCGAGCACATATGCTTTGGAAAATCTGAGTTGTACAGTTTGTGTTGGGATTTGTGCCGATTAACATTTTTGGCACATATAGGTCATGCCTTACTTTAATTCTCCAGATAAGAATATATCTCCGCCCTCGCATCCTCTCTCTTTTCTTCCAGGACGTGTTTGGTTGTCTTCTCTAATATTGCCTGCATTGCATACATGTCACTACTGGGCTTTAAGCGCCCGTCATTGCTAAGCATTCCTGTAGTAGTGGAACCATTGTGACGGCAAAGAATCATGCCTGCATCCGCCTCACCGTCCTCCAAAGAAAATGAACCATCAATAGATAGCGCGACTTGATCGATCGGAGGTGGCGGCCAGTGACGAACAAGGGTTGGGATCCTCACCTTCGGTTGTACCCTGCTTCCATAACTGGCATCTTTCCTTTAACTATCTCCTCAATTGTGTACGTCCCAGCAAGAACGATGGATTTTACATAGCTATCAAGGAACTCCACAATAATATTAATGGGAGGTACCTCCTTACCGTGAACCAGGTCATTGTGCAGCTGCCAAATTCACCATATTAGCATAATAACACGGTCACGAACGTCCTCCGAACATCCATGCAAAacgtgtaggatcaaaagtatatctaaacgggggtgattagactacttggcgAAAAAAATTATTATTTTCCTAATTTAGTTGTAGGCAAGTTTTAGCAATTCTACCAAGTCAAgtaacaccctacacatgcaagtctaagagttgagcagcggaaagtaaagacttTACATATGAATGTAAAGGAGGGATCGAAGaaatcaaacgcaatgaagacacggtgatttttggcgtggttctgataggtggtgatgtcgtatatccacgttgatggagacttcaaccatggagggtaacggctgcgcgagtccacggaggactccacccacgaagggtctatgaagaagcaaccttgtctattccaccatggtttatgtccacgaaggactagcctcgctcggggtagatcttcacgaagtaggcgatctccttacccttacaaactccttggttcaactccacaagatcttggaggctcccaagtgatgcataaccaacactacaaaaaaagacacattcgtgacattttgggctgaacgaaaaaaattcctgtcatacatatgacacttctatgaagataattgtgacaaaacccggtatcatcatagatgtggtgggctcctacttctatgacaaaaaatcatgacagaaaatgggcttttcgtcctgggcgggccggagacgcagctgcatgacattctttgggccgcccatgacggaaaaaaccgtggtagaagcgatggcgaggaaaatttcggggagttcccggttatggtgggaggtcggggaccaagcgatgcgcgtttatctcgtacacgtacgcgtgtgtgtgcaaggcgttgggctctaactgaacccgagcgattgcactgcaggctacgcgttactgaacccgagcgatcgatcgatggctgttaactgaacccgatcgagtgattccttcgctactgctgctaactgaagccgatcgatgctgcctctggatgaacagtgagcgttgcgggggaatttggatgaacagttcccggtgggggtggatgaacaggaccccgtggtgttgcctttggatgaacaggaccccgatcgatcgagccggttggggctggatgaacatgtcggatttcgggttccggcagacccttgaggtttgaacactggggtgcgcgcggagatctctcccctaccgatctacgtccaatctcctcgcgtgatctaagctagaaacaacgaacaacacaagggacacgaggtttatactggttcgggccaccgttgtggtgtaataccctactccagtgtgtggcgtggtggattgcctcaggggctggtgatgaacagtacaagggaagaacagcctcgcgaggggtgttcttgagctggtgcgatgaactgcttgggtgagttcagtcgcccctctctctctctctctctctctgctagggctctatcagatctctcgatgtccccctactctgtggtggctagctctatttatagaggccctgggcctctccccaaataatgagcgggaagggcgccaacaattgaccattttgaaggggaacatctagtacaagttatcctgaccaaaggtggtcttaggctgccaaaagcactggtgatgacgccgtcttgggctccacggtgacctccgtcctgccgctctgttggtcttggtctcgttgcaccgaaatggtaacctttgcccgatgccttggcttacttgccccttttgcaccaaaggggaaacaagggcactgcgcaggccggcgcccatctggcgcccgcctggtctcgatcgtcatggcttgcgtcacgggctcctcgcaaggtacccctgccttgatctctccgcctcctcgcgagcctgcctaatgaggctgcctctgaggaagctttttgtcgtccgccccgtgagggttggcccctcgcgagggtcttgagcttgagctgatgaagatgggctgcgctgggcccccacttgagccacgccgtaggccgcaggctggcaagtctggggacccccattcccagaacgccgacagtagcccccgggcccaaggcgcgcccgggcttggcctggaagggaagcgaaggggcaagcgcgaagcgccacgggccctaacagtctgcggccttgggcgccgcgtggcgatcgattggacatgggcgtctgcgcttccccacgacgcctcggcggccg encodes the following:
- the LOC123105214 gene encoding succinate dehydrogenase [ubiquinone] flavoprotein subunit, mitochondrial; this translates as MWRSRVSRGLREAKAAAAAASRRFSTTSSYTVVDHTYDAVVVGAGGAGLRAAIGLSEHGFNTACITKLFPTRSHTVAAQGGINAALGNMSEDDWRWHMYDTVKGSDWLGDQDAIQYMCREAPKAVIELENYGLPFSRTEDGKIYQRAFGGQSLDFGKGGQAYRCACAADRTGHAMLHTLYGQAMKHNTQFFVEYFALDLIMDKEGTCQGIIALNMEDGTLHRFRSTNTILATGGYGRAYFSATSAHTCTGDGNAMVARAGLPLQDLEFVQFHPTGIYGAGCLITEGSRGEGGILRNSEGERFMERYAPTAKDLASRDVVSRSMTMEIREGRGVGPMKDHLYLHLNHLPPEVLKERLPGISETAAIFAGVDVTKEPIPVLPTVHYNMGGIPTNYHGQVVDIKGDNPDTIIPGLMAAGEAACASVHGANRLGANSLLDIVVFGRACANRVAEISKPGETQKPLEKDAGEKTIAWLDKLRNANGSLPTSKIRLNMQRIMQNNAAVFRTQETLTEGCELISEAQKSFHDVKLSDRSLIWNSDLIETIELENLLINACITMHSAEARQESRGAHAREDFKTRDDDKWMKHSLGYWEDEKVRLEYRPVHMNTLDDEVETFPPKARVY